A stretch of Podospora bellae-mahoneyi strain CBS 112042 chromosome 5, whole genome shotgun sequence DNA encodes these proteins:
- a CDS encoding hypothetical protein (EggNog:ENOG503PDHI; antiSMASH:Cluster_3; COG:S), giving the protein MDRNMTAKTLCPECVGITFDDVAGDAIGALDPMTCWKRGDTLPDLPHFSLSAKNGCSFCAFLCHLLQERLPKQYAAVTETAGCPRVVTVKLDTPAYTMRSDLMVVTNDLAGNNEAEEEDGLHSLCLTFGSKGWPQDWRVRVRVYQHPGSTAVSESLGITLKVPSTDVLSRGSIQTLETWLRTCNDEHPSCQNVDSSWLPTRLIYIGTHDDITPRLIQVSGASLPLTTRYIALSYCWGPPSQTRPQLTTTIATLPQRLETIPEHILPGTHRDLVLLARRLGIQYIWIDALCIIQDNRKDWETEAASMFRVYRHAYLTVVAAAGDSCHSGFLSRPGVGPLAVVPFQSRSGTVSGSYLLSWHQEYSAWDANNPSHMSGCSWATRGWTLQEDVLSSRVVYFRDTTSFFRCQTQRCLEHSTTVYRNVHRWQERLGSSALASPSDDNSSRTTEGRDKKNLYKLWRAMVAEYSLRNLTVEEDKLPAISGLARSFNVGLDDQYFAGLWRGDFVRALLWSTRHDAVKPAKFCAPSWSWASWKGEVGWSKSHSLPLVTECKIRHIYVAPLGSDLFGRVKGGYVDLTGSLRPVSLRPTDVSVLADNDPYRVDLFQEGVVEAWARGAIDGFTSSGLRNNGSYKEPDVAKLDCLTDIQALVLAFGSAPVGVDPDTDDLIFSQPEYPLGLLVVAEKNSSLMDMPTYRRVGVFQAQTTAAQGLQAEKSVFDIRLI; this is encoded by the exons ATGGATCGAAATATGACCGCAAAAACCCTCTGCCCAGAATGTGTCGGGATCACTTTCGATGATGTAGCGGGCGACGCAATTGGAGCATTGGACCCCATGACTTGCTGGAAGAGAGGTGACACGCTCCCGGACCTACCTCACTTCAGCTTGTCGGCAAAGAACGGTTGCAGCTTTTGCGCATTCCTTTGCCATCTGCTCCAGGAACGACTCCCTAAGCAATATGCCGCCGTTACAGAGACAGCAGGGTGCCCTCGGGTTGTTACAGTTAAACTGGACACCCCGGCATATACGATGCGCTCAGACTTGATGGTTGTCACGAATGATCTCGCTGGAAATAATGaggccgaagaagaggatgggcTTCACTCACTTTGTTTAACCTTTGGGTCTAAGGGATGGCCGCAAGACTGGCGGGTGCGCGTGAGGGTATATCAACATCCCGGCTCCA CGGCTGTCTCTGAAAGTCTGGGAATTACTCTGAAAGTACCATCAACCGACGTACTCAGCCGGGGTAGTATACAGACTCTTGAAACCTGGCTGAGAACCTGCAACGACGAGCATCCAAGTTGCCAAAACGTGGACTCCAGCTGGCTTCCCACGAGGCTCATATACATAGGAACACATGATGATATAACCCCCCGTTTGATTCAGGTCTCCGGGGCCAGCCTTCCTTTGACGACGCGGTACATTGCCCTAAGCTATTGCTGGGGTCCCCCATCTCAGACCCGACCACAgctaaccaccaccatcgcaaCGCTGCCTCAACGGCTTGAAACAATCCCAGAGCATATATTGCCAGGCACCCATCGGGACTTGGTCCTCTTGGCCCGTCGCCTAGGCATACAGTATATCTGGATAGATGCTCTCTGCATCATCCAGGACAACCGTAAGGACTGGGAGACCGAAGCGGCATCAATGTTTCGGGTGTACCGCCACGCTTATCTGACTGTCGTTGCCGCAGCTGGAGATTCATGTCATTCTGGGTTCTTGTCTCGACCTGGAGTTGGCCCACTTGCTGTTGTCCCCTTTCAGTCACGATCGGGAACCGTGTCTGGATCATATCTACTCTCTTGGCATCAAGAGTACAGTGCCTGGGACGCAAACAACCCCAGCCATATGTCTGGCTGCTCGTGGGCGACGCGTGGCTGGACGCTGCAGGAAGATGTCCTGTCGAGCAGGGTGGTGTACTTTCGGGACACGACATCGTTCTTTCGGTGTCAGACACAACGGTGTTTGGAGCATAGCACAACAGTCTACAGAAATGTTCATCGCTGGCAGGAAAGACTTGGTTCTTCTGCCTTGGCTAGTCCATCAgacgacaacagcagcaggacgACAGAAGGAagagacaagaagaaccTCTACAAATTGTGGCGGGCCATGGTTGCGGAGTACTCCCTCCGGAATCTCACGGTCGAGGAAGATAAACTGCCGGCAATATCCGGTCTGGCTCGGAGTTTCAATGTTGGACTTGATGACCAATACTTTGCAGGACTATGGAGAGGTGACTTTGTGAGGGCACTGCTCTGGTCCACCCGCCACGACGCGGTCAAACCAGCCAAATTCTGTGCGCCGTCTTGGAGCTGGGCTTCGTGGAaaggtgaggttggatggTCAAAGTCTCATTCCCTTCCACTGGTAACGGAGTGCAAGATTCGCCACATTTATGTGGCGCCCTTGGGTTCAGATCTATTCGGCAGGGTGAAAGGTGGTTACGTCGACCTGACTGGGTCGTTGCGTCCGGTTTCGCTGCGCCCAACAGACGTTAGCGTTCTGGCTGATAATGATCCCTATAGGGTTGATTTGTTTcaagagggggttgtggaggcaTGGGCTCGAGGCGCAATAGATGGCTTCACGTCATCGGGATTGAGGAACAATGGCAGTTACAAGGAGCCAGATGTTGCCAAACTGGACTGTCTTACAGATATTCAGGCATTAGTTCTAGCCTTTGGCTCGGCTCCAGTGGGTGTAGATCCTGACACAGACGATTTGATATTCTCGCAGCCGGAGTATCCACTTGgcctgctggtggtggcagagaAGAACAGCAGTCTGATGGATATGCCCACATACAGACGAGTTGGCGTTTTTCAGGCGCAGACTACGGCGGCTCAGGGACTACAGGCTGAGAAGTCCGTTTTCGATATCAGGCTTATTTAA